A stretch of the Leptidea sinapis chromosome 5, ilLepSina1.1, whole genome shotgun sequence genome encodes the following:
- the LOC126964736 gene encoding uncharacterized protein LOC126964736, translating into MSQGRTTVEAAAAVTVCSPSLMSQAETAIPRDVLNFIPDYSGETNLLSLFLRKCKYVIERYQGTVERKEFLMEIITSELKGKAAALISERGDFDTYNELKSLLIQHFGDPRSEECAAIELETLKIQQNESYLEFCSRIQDIRAILMLKVNQNSSTTLREAKHVIYNNTSLNVFMYNLPEHMVRLVRIKSPDSLEEALKFVLEEVNFQEQYNLRSKMLQHRSKSTLLPSCDKDFAFNSSNPKPILTQPPLQYNNNFRPLANQLRFKFGIPNQNFVRPNIIPNQQNGFRPQLNQFGYRPPV; encoded by the coding sequence atgagtcAAGGTCGTACTACGGTGGAGGCGGCAGCAGCTGTGACTGTTTGCTCCCCTTCGCTAATGTCTCAGGCGGAGACAGCAATACCCCGGGACGTGCTAAATTTTATTCCTGATTATAGCGGTGAAACTAATTTACTAAGCTTATTCTTACGAAAGTGCAAATATGTTATCGAACGATATCAAGGAACCGTAGAGCGGAAAGaatttttaatggaaataattACGAGTGAATTAAAAGGAAAAGCGGCAGCCCTTATAAGTGAAAGAGGCGACTTTGATACTTATAACGAATTAAAATCCTTGTTGATTCAACATTTCGGAGATCCCAGGAGTGAGGAGTGCGCGGCGATAGAATTGGAAACCTTAAAAATTCAACAAAATGAGTCATATTTAGAATTTTGCAGTCGCATACAGGATATTCGTGCGATATTAATGTTGAAAGTTAATCAGAATAGTTCCACGACATTAAGAGAAGCTAaacatgttatttataataatacttcaCTAAATGTTTTCATGTACAATTTACCAGAACATATGGTACGGCTTGTTCGAATTAAAAGCCCAGATTCATTGGAGGAGGCGCTAAAATTTGTCCTTGAAGAGGTTAATTTTCAGGAACAATATAATTTACGCAGTAAGATGTTGCAACACCGTTCGAAAAGTACGTTATTGCCATCATGCGATAAAGACTTTGCTTTTAATTCATCGAATCCGAAACCTATTTTAACACAGCCTCCAttgcaatacaataataatttcaggCCTCTCGCAAATCAACTTCGATTTAAATTCGGCATAcctaatcaaaattttgtgcgcccaaatattattccaaatcaGCAGAATGGTTTCCGACCTCAGTTGAATCAATTTGGATACAGGCCGCCGGTTTAA